Genomic window (Pirellulaceae bacterium):
TAGGTCTCCAGCAGTATTGGGAAATTGGGATAACGTGATGCAACCTGCAACAGATCGGCAGAACGGCGACGTTGCAACCAGAGAGGGGTCCGTCGACCCGGCTGACGCCGTGGTAGTAACAAAGCACGCGCGGCGTTTTCGCGAAAACGGGCCGCGAACAATGCGGTCGCACCAAGTTCACGAGTCACGAGCTCCTCAATCTCATCGGGGTCCGGAAACAACAAAGCTTGATCGGGCAAGTCTGTCGATTCAGGCAATCGAAATACGATACCGTCATCCGACCACATCATGTCCACTTCGGTATCGGTTTCCGCGCGTAGGCGCGCTGCCACGGCAGTTGCCCATGGAATATGGACTCGGGAACCGTAGGGGGTCAACAGAGCAACGCGCCAATCGCCCACCTCATCCAAAAACGTCTCAACAACAATGGTCTTATCACTGGGCGCTTCACCAGTCGCTTCTGCTTGATCACGTAGATACTGCAGTAGGTTTTGCGAAGCTTTTTCATCAAGACCATGTTTTTGCGTCAGCCGCTCATCGGCCCGTTCGGGCGATGTGCTGAGTAATTCCCGCGTCAACTTACCAATGGCTTGCCCGAACTCCAGTGGACGACCAGGCCCATCCCCGCGCCAAAAAGGCATCTTTCCAGGCTCCCCAGGCGCAGGCGTGACCAGCACACGATCATGCGTGATGTCCACAACGCGCCACGACGATGCTCCCAAAAGAAAAATATCACCTGGACGCGTTTCGAAAACCATCTCCTCATCCAGCTCGCCCACTCGACTACTGCGACCATCATCGCCCGCCAGAAACACCCCGTACAAACCACGATCTGGAATCGTCCCGGCATTGACGATTGCTAGACGTTGCGTCCCCTTGCGCGGGGAAATCATCCCGCTCAATCGATCCCAAATCACGCGTGGCCTGAGCTCGGAAAATTCGTCAGACGGGTAACGACCGGATAGCAAGTCCAACACGTTCTCAAACGCGGACCGTGGCAAATCGTGAAAGGGTGCCGCTTGCGTCACCAACGAGAACAGTTCGTCCACGGTAACGGGTTCCAATGAGACCATCGCAACCAGCTGCTGAGCCAACACATCCAAGGGATTGCGGGGATAAAAGGTTTCCTCCACCTCGCCCGCCGCCATCCGTTCCGCTGCGGCACTGCAGGCCAGCAGGTCACCTCGGTACTTCGGAAACACCACGCCATTTGAACGGGCTCCCACTTGGTGCCCCGCTCGTCCCACTCGCTGAATCCCTGACGCAATCGACGGCGGAGCTTCGATCTGCACGACCAAATCGACAGCTCCCATATCGATGCCGAGCTCAAGCGACGAAGTCGCCACGATCGCGGGTAACTGACCACGTTTCAATTGATCTTCGATTTCAAGTCGAGTTTGCTTGGCGATGGAGCCATGATGGGCTCGAGCAATCTCTGCTTCGGCCAATTCGTTAATCGAATTGGCGAGCCGTTCTGCCAACCGACGGCTGTTGACGAAAATCATCGTTGATCGATGCTCTCGGATTAACTGCACCAAACGCGGGTGGATTGCCGGCCAAATCGATGGGATCGATGGGCCAGAAGCGGCCGGCGACACTTCGACACTCCCACCTAAATCGCTCATATCCTCAACTGGCACTTCAATCGATAACTCGATCTGTTTCCTGCGGCCAGCCTCGACAATCTCAACCGGGCGCGGCACAAGCGTCGCAGGCTCACTCGCTGACCAATCAGCGCCGCCGAGCAAGCGAGCAATCTCGTTCAACGGACGCTGCGTCGCCGATAACCCAATCCTTTGCAACGGCTGCTGCTGACCCGCCGAAGCCCGTAGGTGTTCCAAACGTTCTAAGGATAAAAACAGATGGGAACCTCGCTTCGTCGACACCAAAGAATGAATCTCATCGATGATCAATGTATGCACATTGGTCAGGATTGAACGTGCTTTCGATGTCAGCATCAAATAAAGCGATTCAGGAGTTGTGATCAAGATGTCCGGCGGGTCGCGATTTAAACGTACTCGATCGGCTGCCGGTGTATCGCCCGACCGGACACCGATGGTGGGCGTCCGATATTCCACTCCTTCCCGCTCCGCGACCGCTTTCACACCTGCAATCGGTGACCGAAGATTTCGCTCGACGTCGACCCCCAAAGCTTTCAGCGGGGAAATGTAGAGCACACGAACCTGCTTCTCTGTCGGGGCTTCATCCGGAAACATGATGCGATTGATCGCCACCAAGAAAGCCGCCAAGGTTTTGCCAGAACCTGTCGGAGCTAAGAGGAGCGTGTTGGCACCACCAGCGATCACTGGCCACGATTGGATCTGAGCCGCAGTTGGCGCGGCAAA
Coding sequences:
- a CDS encoding DEAD/DEAH box helicase; the encoded protein is MSTASQSFQTRAALDPFAPVVREWFGEAFAAPTAAQIQSWPVIAGGANTLLLAPTGSGKTLAAFLVAINRIMFPDEAPTEKQVRVLYISPLKALGVDVERNLRSPIAGVKAVAEREGVEYRTPTIGVRSGDTPAADRVRLNRDPPDILITTPESLYLMLTSKARSILTNVHTLIIDEIHSLVSTKRGSHLFLSLERLEHLRASAGQQQPLQRIGLSATQRPLNEIARLLGGADWSASEPATLVPRPVEIVEAGRRKQIELSIEVPVEDMSDLGGSVEVSPAASGPSIPSIWPAIHPRLVQLIREHRSTMIFVNSRRLAERLANSINELAEAEIARAHHGSIAKQTRLEIEDQLKRGQLPAIVATSSLELGIDMGAVDLVVQIEAPPSIASGIQRVGRAGHQVGARSNGVVFPKYRGDLLACSAAAERMAAGEVEETFYPRNPLDVLAQQLVAMVSLEPVTVDELFSLVTQAAPFHDLPRSAFENVLDLLSGRYPSDEFSELRPRVIWDRLSGMISPRKGTQRLAIVNAGTIPDRGLYGVFLAGDDGRSSRVGELDEEMVFETRPGDIFLLGASSWRVVDITHDRVLVTPAPGEPGKMPFWRGDGPGRPLEFGQAIGKLTRELLSTSPERADERLTQKHGLDEKASQNLLQYLRDQAEATGEAPSDKTIVVETFLDEVGDWRVALLTPYGSRVHIPWATAVAARLRAETDTEVDMMWSDDGIVFRLPESTDLPDQALLFPDPDEIEELVTRELGATALFAARFRENAARALLLPRRQPGRRTPLWLQRRRSADLLQVASRYPNFPILLETYRECLRDVFDIRGLKQLLRDVKSRTIRVKTVETQLASPFASSLLFNYTAHFMYEGDTPLAERRAQTLALDHSQLCELLGDAELRELLDADAVDELNLELLRLDGRYPISHPDSLCDQLRQLGDLSETELFARVDEPVSMEQLRSWLATLVDQRRVIEVRVAGETRYAAAEDAGRLRDALGVALPLGLPDAFLETTQSPLHDLVSRYARTHVPFQAEDVARRLGLGVAPVQTALTELAERGRVLEGEFLPGGRGREWCDPQVLKRLKGRSLAKLRKQIAPVEQNALAKFLPRWQSIHHPKVGLDGLLDVIEQLQGVALPASVWESDILPQRLKGYQASDLDELCAAGEIVWRGFDSLGSDDGRVAFYLADHLAMLAPATILPEDGIAQAIYQLLGDRGALFFDDIARSLGGFRNDLLASLWQLVWAGLVTNDTIGPLRSLRKNKPGSRRKNRQRTGQRSFRSRRQAKQRGAEGRWALLMPSANELPNPTEQQVSYATQLIDRYGVLTREMILSDGVRGGFSSLYPVLKAMEEAGKIRRGYFVAGLGAAQFAAPGADDQLRDCNRSEDADETSLILAATDPANPYGAAIPWPKKEEVNARPQRIAGAHVILKNGGLIAYRGRTGQSLISFLPTDPVERSHAIEALTAMLAEAATNQPVILSRVDGVPAHESELFESLKQAGFFNTSRGLMLRDSTVTAEAKRQSSAERLWDARR